Proteins from a single region of Streptomyces sp. HUAS 15-9:
- a CDS encoding RHS repeat domain-containing protein: MNSPVPMSPPDRRPRHPATYDPVGRPLILRSPVGELHFAHDPANRETERRLGTEVRLTQSWSPRNLLTGQSLTFGPEADDADRLLQHRTYTHRADGCLTEIRELTSGTRRFDLDGMGRVTGVRAHGWTETYAYDAAGNVVDASAPAHDTPGEREFDGTLVRSAGATAYEHDAQGRLVRRTRRLLNGQSRTWTYAWNAEDRLAEVVTPDGDRWRYAYDPGRRISKHRVAMDGSEHAFRRRAAVYTAAARITVPPPAMPTVPMWLEEPAACLQYRRLSLLTVMVKWPRLSVGPGALWCPAMSTG, encoded by the coding sequence ATGAACAGCCCGGTTCCCATGTCGCCGCCGGACCGACGGCCGAGGCATCCCGCGACGTACGACCCGGTGGGCCGCCCGCTCATCCTGCGCTCGCCCGTGGGCGAACTGCACTTCGCCCACGATCCCGCGAACCGCGAGACGGAGCGCCGCCTCGGTACGGAGGTGAGGCTGACCCAGAGCTGGAGCCCGCGGAACCTCCTCACCGGTCAGAGTCTGACCTTCGGCCCGGAGGCGGACGACGCGGACCGCCTTCTCCAGCACCGCACCTACACACACCGCGCCGACGGCTGCCTCACCGAGATCCGCGAGCTGACCTCGGGCACCCGGCGCTTCGACCTCGACGGCATGGGACGCGTCACCGGAGTGCGGGCGCACGGTTGGACCGAGACCTACGCTTACGACGCGGCGGGCAATGTGGTGGACGCCTCCGCGCCCGCCCACGACACGCCCGGCGAGCGAGAGTTCGACGGCACTCTCGTCCGCTCGGCGGGCGCAACCGCGTACGAGCACGACGCGCAGGGACGCCTGGTCCGCAGAACCCGCAGGCTCCTGAACGGCCAGAGCCGTACGTGGACCTACGCGTGGAACGCCGAGGACCGTCTGGCGGAGGTGGTCACTCCGGACGGTGACCGCTGGCGCTACGCCTACGACCCGGGCCGGCGCATCTCCAAGCACCGGGTGGCCATGGACGGCTCGGAGCACGCCTTCCGGCGGCGTGCGGCGGTATACACGGCGGCGGCGAGGATCACCGTGCCGCCGCCGGCGATGCCCACGGTGCCCATGTGGCTGGAGGAACCTGCGGCCTGCTTGCAGTACCGGCGGTTGTCGCTCTTGACGGTGATGGTCAAGTGGCCCCGGTTGTCGGTCGGTCCGGGCGCCTTGTGGTGTCCGGCGATGTCGACCGGGTAG
- a CDS encoding PP2C family protein-serine/threonine phosphatase, protein MPFAIVLAVLGIELSPAHYLVTGPVLTTTPALAALTMGPMGTLSTAVLAAGVNAASATYNQSWGTLTQLITGNFLGLFVVSVASVILSNAMRTRRQCELDQVRRIAVAAQEVVLRPVPERLGPVRAASLSLAAGTGALVGGDLYEAVQTPYGVRLIVGDVRGKGLTAMRAVAVTLGAFRVSVHYEDELTEVMRCCEATLRRETAVPGTYSQEVLTEGFITTLMAQVPDEQVVLVVNRGHPPPLVLHRGSVQTLMPDPPLPPLGLEDLVDGITAKAESFPFVRGDRLLLYTDGVIEARNRDNDFFPLPETMERIRASTTPREFLEELHQALIRHTGGRLTDDVAMLLVDRLDEDTTGSGYTSSTARTARSTRPTYSAERQPRSSPSSNR, encoded by the coding sequence GTGCCCTTCGCGATCGTGCTGGCCGTGTTGGGCATCGAGCTCTCGCCCGCGCACTATCTGGTCACCGGTCCCGTGCTCACCACGACGCCGGCGCTGGCCGCGCTGACGATGGGGCCGATGGGCACGCTGTCCACGGCAGTCCTCGCCGCAGGTGTGAACGCGGCCTCCGCGACCTACAACCAGTCGTGGGGGACGCTCACCCAGCTGATCACCGGGAACTTCCTGGGGCTGTTCGTGGTGTCCGTGGCCAGTGTCATCCTGAGCAACGCCATGCGTACGCGCAGGCAGTGCGAGCTCGACCAGGTCCGCCGGATCGCTGTGGCGGCGCAGGAGGTCGTCCTGCGGCCCGTCCCCGAGCGGCTGGGCCCGGTGCGGGCCGCCAGCCTGAGCCTCGCTGCGGGGACAGGTGCGCTGGTCGGCGGTGATCTGTACGAGGCCGTGCAGACGCCGTACGGCGTCCGGCTGATCGTGGGGGACGTGAGGGGCAAGGGGCTGACCGCCATGCGCGCGGTCGCGGTGACCCTGGGCGCGTTCCGGGTGTCCGTGCACTACGAGGACGAGCTGACGGAGGTCATGCGCTGCTGCGAGGCCACGCTGCGACGGGAGACGGCCGTGCCCGGTACGTACTCTCAGGAAGTTCTGACGGAGGGATTCATCACCACCCTCATGGCCCAGGTGCCGGACGAACAGGTGGTGCTCGTGGTCAACCGTGGCCATCCACCTCCGCTGGTGCTGCACCGGGGCAGCGTTCAGACCCTGATGCCCGACCCGCCACTGCCGCCGCTGGGTCTGGAAGATCTCGTGGACGGCATTACCGCCAAGGCCGAGAGCTTTCCGTTCGTACGCGGCGACCGTCTGCTCCTGTACACCGACGGCGTGATCGAAGCCCGCAATCGCGACAACGACTTCTTCCCTCTGCCGGAGACCATGGAGAGGATACGGGCGAGCACCACCCCGCGGGAGTTCCTGGAAGAACTGCACCAGGCGTTGATCCGCCATACGGGAGGCCGCTTGACGGACGACGTGGCGATGCTCCTCGTCGACCGGCTCGACGAGGACACCACCGGCAGCGGATACACGTCGAGCACGGCGCGTACAGCCCGTTCCACGCGCCCCACGTACTCGGCGGAGAGGCAGCCGAGGAGCTCTCCTTCCTCGAATCGCTGA
- a CDS encoding DDE-type integrase/transposase/recombinase, which produces MRGKKVITTIIPDPAAARSPDRLDRDFVAPAPDRTWVADFTHLAAWAGVVHVAFVVDTFSRRIVGWSESMSKETQLVVPGDPTRPGRTGHGLVAARPRRLPARFRQAGSPLGQ; this is translated from the coding sequence GTGCGCGGCAAGAAGGTGATCACCACCATCATCCCGGACCCGGCCGCCGCAAGGTCCCCGGACCGTCTGGACCGTGACTTCGTAGCCCCGGCCCCCGACCGCACCTGGGTGGCCGACTTCACGCACCTCGCCGCCTGGGCGGGCGTCGTCCATGTCGCGTTCGTCGTGGACACCTTCTCCCGCCGCATCGTCGGATGGTCCGAGTCGATGTCTAAGGAGACCCAACTCGTCGTCCCAGGAGACCCAACCCGTCCTGGACGCACTGGACATGGGCTTGTGGCAGCGCGACCGCGAAGGCTGCCCGCCCGTTTCCGGCAAGCTGGTTCACCACTCGGACAGTGA
- a CDS encoding SDR family oxidoreductase, translating to MTEQTIALVTGANKGIGYEIAAGLGALGWRVAVGTRNEERREAAVAKLRAAGVDAFGVPLDVTDDVSVAAAAGLIEEGAGRLDVLVNNAGITGGAPQMPTTVDIATVLAAVETNVIGVIRVTNAMLPLLRRSASPRIVNMSSSVGSLTLQTTPGAETGPIAVAYAPSKTFLNAVTVQYAKELGDTNFLINAACPGFCATDLNGFRGIRTPEQGAAIALRLATLPDDGPTGRFFDDAGEVPW from the coding sequence ATGACTGAACAGACGATTGCGCTGGTGACCGGCGCGAACAAGGGAATCGGGTACGAGATCGCGGCCGGTCTGGGCGCCCTGGGCTGGAGGGTCGCGGTCGGCACCCGGAACGAGGAGCGTCGCGAGGCCGCCGTGGCGAAGCTGCGGGCGGCCGGCGTCGACGCGTTCGGCGTACCGCTCGACGTGACCGACGACGTGAGCGTGGCCGCCGCCGCCGGGCTGATCGAGGAGGGCGCGGGACGCCTCGATGTGCTGGTCAACAACGCCGGCATAACCGGCGGCGCGCCGCAGATGCCCACCACGGTCGACATCGCGACGGTGCTGGCGGCCGTGGAGACCAACGTGATCGGCGTCATCCGCGTCACCAACGCGATGCTGCCGCTGCTGCGCCGCTCGGCGTCGCCGCGGATCGTGAACATGTCCAGCAGCGTCGGCTCGCTGACCCTGCAGACCACTCCCGGCGCCGAAACGGGCCCGATCGCCGTGGCTTACGCGCCGTCGAAGACGTTCCTCAATGCCGTCACCGTCCAGTACGCCAAGGAGCTGGGCGACACGAACTTCCTGATCAACGCCGCGTGCCCCGGCTTCTGCGCGACCGACCTCAACGGTTTTCGCGGCATTCGCACCCCGGAACAGGGCGCGGCGATCGCGCTCCGGCTCGCGACCCTGCCCGACGACGGCCCGACCGGCAGGTTCTTCGACGACGCAGGGGAGGTGCCTTGGTGA